In one Lolium rigidum isolate FL_2022 chromosome 3, APGP_CSIRO_Lrig_0.1, whole genome shotgun sequence genomic region, the following are encoded:
- the LOC124700070 gene encoding WRKY transcription factor WRKY24-like, with translation MASSSHLITPGSGGGGQGHGDEQDQQAPSPEEAGAGEQLVMPEDGYQWKKYGQKFIKNIQKIRSYFRCRDKRCCAKKKVEWHPGDPSLRIVYDGAHQHGSPSSTGGQREGDGEGVGNRYELSAQYFGGAPAQ, from the exons ATGGCCTCGTCCTCACATCTCATCACACC AGGGAGCGGAGGAGGTGGGCAAGGTCATGGCGACGAGCAGGATCAGCAggcaccttcgccggaggaagccggcgccggcgagcagcTAGTGATGCCAGAGGACGGGTACCAGTGGAAGAAGTACGGCCAGAAGTTCATCAAGAACATCCAGAAAATCAG GAGTTACTTCCGGTGCCGGGACAAGAGGTGCTGCgccaagaagaaggtggagtggcACCCGGGCGACCCAAGCCTCCGAATCGTCTACGACGGCGCGCACCAGCACGGCTCACCGTCGTCGACCGGCGGCCAGAGGGAAGGCGACGGCGAAGGCGTCGGCAACCGGTACGAGCTCAGCGCCCAGTACTTCGGTGGGGCCCCCGCGCAGTGA
- the LOC124703889 gene encoding TATA-box-binding protein 2 yields MAEPTLEGSEPVDLLKHPSGIIPTLQNIVSTVNLDCKLDLKAIALQARNAEYNPKRFAAVIMRIREPKTTALIFASGKMVCTGAKSEQQSKLAARKYARIIQKLGFPAKFKDFKIQNIVASCDVKFPIRLEGLAYSHGAFSSYEPELFPGLIYRMKQPKIVLLIFVSGKIVLTGAKVRDETYTAFENIYPVLTEFRKVQQ; encoded by the exons ATGGCGGAGCCGACGCTGGAGGGGAGCGAGCCGGTGGATCTGCTCAAACACCCCTCCGGTATCATCCCCACGCTACA GAATATCGTGTCGACGGTCAATTTGGATTGCAAATTAGACCTCAAAGCAATAGCTTTGCAAGCGCGCAATGCAGAGTACAATCCAAAG CGTTTTGCTGCAGTTATCATGAGAATAAGAGAACCAAAAACTACAGCACTGATATTCGCGTCGGGTAAAATG GTTTGTACGGGAGCAAAGAGTGAACAACAATCCAAGCTCGCAGCAAGAAAG TATGCTCGTATAATTCAGAAACTTGGTTTTCCAGCTAAATTTAAG GACTTTAAGATTCAGAATATCGTTGCCTCTTGTGATGTCAAATTTCCAATTAGACTGGAGGGCCTTGCATATTCTCATGGTGCTTTCTCAAGT TATGAGCCTGAACTTTTTCCTGGCCTGATCTATCGAATGAAGCAACCTAAGATTGTTCTTCTGATTTTTGTTTCTGGCAAGATTGTCTTGACTGGAGCAAAG GTGAGAGATGAGACATACACTGCCTTTGAAAACATATATCCTGTACTCACAGAGTTCAGAAAAGTTCAGCAATG A
- the LOC124703891 gene encoding protein PHYTOCHROME KINASE SUBSTRATE 1-like, whose protein sequence is MEHKRNGDLKVRYEQELFGRRRNHTLPAYLDLTSEAINARPARVPLPPKSSTPSRQRTYADGELDVFSAERYFKGAMDHDRKEGSAAPVETVARPAVPVSKPAWTCASAASTGSGASANSQSVLLRDARRRPGYSGKKCCLQVGELLRPCSGKRAVRIDDGGAAKEPVESSNKTAARRIEWYEDLRMEKANLERAGEGNRGGVVASGLQPNSTLGAAKVAAIWREEKAAEYMSGSFRRGSFTLQAPVKVSGGRGGGRDDDNDSGSESSSDLFEIKSLMIDDCVYEPSEASIQWSVVTASAVDMSAPSERGGGCAGARGSGRGRAPVTIRQNRERPVGLLTGCVSRRAVNVSAITSVRRLPDSPVRRRIDGQSKAQNANP, encoded by the coding sequence ATGGAGCACAAAAGAAATGGTGATTTGAAGGTCCGCTACGAGCAGGAGCTGTTCGGCCGGCGGCGGAACCACACCTTACCGGCCTACCTTGACCTCACCAGTGAGGCCATCAACGCCCGCCCAGCGAGGGTGCCATTGCCGCCGAAGAGCAGTACCCCGAGCCGGCAGCGCACTTACGCTGACGGCGAGCTCGACGTGTTCTCCGCGGAGCGGTACTTCAAGGGTGCAATGGACCACGACCGCAAGGAGGGCTCCGCCGCGCCCGTGGAGACGGTGGCGAGGCCCGCTGTTCCGGTGAGCAAGCCGGCGTGGACGTGCGCGTCGGCGGCGAGCACCGGCTCAGGGGCCAGCGCCAACAGCCAGAGCGTGCTTCTCCGGGACGCGCGTCGCCGCCCGGGATACAGCGGGAAGAAGTGCTGCCTGCAGGTGGGCGAGCTTCTTCGTCCGTGCTCCGGGAAGAGGGCCGTGCGCATCGAtgacggcggcgcggcgaaggAGCCCGTCGAATCAAGCAACAAGACGGCGGCGCGCAGAATCGAGTGGTACGAagacctgaggatggagaaggctAACCTCGAGCGAGCAGGCGAGGGCAACCGTGGTGGCGTGGTTGCTTCCGGCCTGCAACCAAATTCGACCCTTGGCGCCGCGAAAGTGGCAGCCATCTGGAGGGAGGAGAAGGCGGCCGAGTACATGAGCGGGAGCTTTAGGAGAGGAAGCTTCACTCTTCAAGCTCCGGTCAAGGTCAGCGGCGGCAGAGGCGGAGGCCGCGACGACGACAATGACAGCGGGAGCGAGTCGAGCTCGGACCTGTTCGAGATCAAGAGTCTCATGATCGACGACTGCGTCTACGAACCCAGCGAGGCGAGCATCCAATGGAGCGTGGTGACCGCCAGCGCCGTGGacatgtccgccccgtcggagcgCGGTGGCGGCTGCGCCGGCGCCCGGGGGAGCGGCCGCGGGAGGGCCCCGGTGACGATAAGGCAGAACCGGGAGCGGCCGGTGGGGCTGCTGACGGGGTGCGTCAGCCGCAGGGCCGTCAACGTGTCCGCGATAACTTCCGTACGTCGGCTTCCAGACTCGCCGGTGCGCCGGCGCATTGACGGGCAATCTAAGGCGCAGAATGCCAATCCGTAG